From a region of the Candidatus Brocadia sp. genome:
- a CDS encoding outer membrane lipoprotein carrier protein LolA, producing the protein MPKEVTPGKNLDEVLAEIEKANNAFKTLKADMTFTRTITLLESTEVFQGQMSYKKPKRLYLKFYPPRNEINVVDGKHVWVYHPAEKQVEKYDMDRDKQTSQGLSFFEFGYGESVHSVKKDYTITLFETMDEGKKRFYILDLLPKDKKSQYSDIRLWVEEGFWLPVRIELYESAGEVVNRIELKNIKLNKGMSDKLFIFEVPRGVEIIEPLK; encoded by the coding sequence TTGCCAAAAGAGGTTACTCCAGGGAAAAACCTCGACGAGGTCCTTGCCGAGATCGAAAAGGCAAACAATGCCTTCAAGACCCTGAAGGCTGACATGACCTTTACCCGCACCATTACCCTGCTTGAATCTACCGAGGTCTTCCAGGGCCAGATGAGTTATAAAAAACCCAAGAGGCTGTACCTGAAATTTTACCCACCTCGCAATGAGATAAACGTTGTGGATGGGAAGCATGTGTGGGTGTATCATCCGGCAGAAAAGCAAGTCGAAAAGTATGACATGGACAGAGACAAACAAACCTCTCAAGGTTTGAGTTTTTTTGAATTTGGTTACGGAGAATCGGTGCATTCAGTAAAAAAAGATTATACTATCACCCTGTTTGAAACAATGGATGAGGGCAAGAAGCGCTTCTATATCCTGGATCTCCTGCCAAAAGACAAGAAGTCTCAATATTCCGATATCCGATTATGGGTAGAGGAAGGGTTCTGGCTGCCAGTCAGGATAGAACTCTACGAAAGTGCGGGCGAGGTGGTCAATCGTATTGAACTGAAAAATATCAAGCTTAACAAAGGCATGTCTGACAAGCTGTTCATCTTTGAAGTGCCACGAGGGGTAGAGATTATCGAACCCCTGAAATGA
- a CDS encoding HAD family hydrolase, which produces MLRGIIFDMDGTLTKPNVDFAAIEREIGAKVGFIIDYAERSTPEERKRALEILERYEAQAASESELNEGVVEMLEYISKKQLKKALLTRNSRKSVETVLQKHCLHFEFIVSREDTKPKPAPDPIFLLSKKMNIHTDHLLMVGDYKYDILCGKAAGTKTVLLRYKEYIETEVVPDFEIESIREIIDIITHFEKMSTGLNGGVSV; this is translated from the coding sequence ATGTTACGCGGAATTATCTTTGATATGGATGGCACACTTACCAAGCCAAATGTCGATTTTGCAGCAATCGAGCGGGAGATCGGCGCCAAAGTGGGATTCATTATCGATTATGCGGAACGATCGACCCCTGAGGAGCGAAAGAGGGCGCTGGAAATCCTAGAGCGTTATGAGGCGCAGGCAGCCAGCGAATCAGAACTCAATGAAGGCGTTGTGGAAATGCTGGAATATATTTCAAAGAAACAACTGAAAAAGGCCCTTTTAACCCGCAACTCCCGCAAGTCAGTGGAAACCGTTCTCCAGAAACATTGTCTTCATTTTGAATTTATCGTGAGCCGGGAAGACACCAAACCAAAGCCGGCCCCTGACCCCATTTTTTTGCTGAGCAAAAAGATGAATATTCATACCGATCACCTCTTAATGGTGGGTGACTACAAGTATGATATTCTATGCGGCAAGGCGGCAGGAACCAAGACGGTACTGCTCCGGTATAAAGAGTATATAGAAACCGAAGTGGTTCCCGATTTCGAAATAGAGAGTATCCGGGAAATCATCGATATCATCACCCATTTTGAGAAAATGAGCACAGGCTTGAATGGAGGAGTCAGTGTATAA